One Gloeothece verrucosa PCC 7822 DNA window includes the following coding sequences:
- a CDS encoding cyanoexosortase B system-associated protein: MNSDQSFWTQNPVVIFLKKRIPIAHFALILLLIGVIVIGAIPGYLSGKWSWTDIPKVANIEPLKNIRQEGLSVPGWKTLTQKTILIGGNQWSQQLMAQDQENPVTVLLMPQSYYKNKPEVEWNDLNALEHWKRDSDSSLKFEVKNASGNKSQITARFFRAWKKTTVAVVQWYAWPGGGNYSPSSWFWADQWSQLHQQRLPWVAVCFSIPIDPLSNMKANQQTAISIAQTLQAALEENIFKFTQSKANKN; this comes from the coding sequence ATGAATAGCGATCAATCATTTTGGACTCAAAACCCTGTCGTGATTTTCCTGAAAAAACGAATACCTATAGCTCATTTTGCACTCATTCTATTGCTGATAGGAGTTATAGTAATAGGAGCAATACCGGGCTACTTAAGCGGAAAATGGTCTTGGACAGATATCCCTAAAGTGGCTAATATTGAACCCCTAAAAAATATTAGACAAGAGGGATTAAGTGTACCCGGCTGGAAAACTCTCACTCAAAAGACAATTTTGATAGGCGGCAACCAGTGGTCACAGCAATTGATGGCTCAAGATCAGGAAAACCCAGTAACAGTATTATTAATGCCGCAAAGCTATTACAAAAATAAACCCGAGGTAGAATGGAACGATCTTAATGCCTTGGAACATTGGAAAAGAGACTCTGACAGTAGCCTGAAATTTGAAGTAAAAAATGCTTCAGGAAATAAGAGCCAAATTACGGCTCGTTTCTTTCGAGCTTGGAAAAAGACCACTGTAGCGGTAGTGCAATGGTATGCTTGGCCAGGAGGCGGAAATTATTCACCCTCGAGTTGGTTTTGGGCTGATCAATGGTCCCAATTACACCAACAACGACTCCCCTGGGTAGCCGTTTGTTTCTCGATCCCCATCGATCCCTTAAGTAATATGAAAGCCAATCAGCAAACAGCGATTTCTATAGCCCAAACCCTTCAGGCGGCTTTAGAAGAAAATATTTTTAAATTTACCCAGAGCAAAGCCAATAAAAACTAA
- a CDS encoding polysaccharide biosynthesis/export family protein has protein sequence MVKLVDHKTTVSHRYIQLSLAVLYSICHSLVFIGPSVAQKSIRLPSSERPRQIELLPAQSPTPLFQQRPTTPSGYSPPVYEPQKSQQFQLYRLDTGDGISVKVPGFPEFDFTGSVDPEGNVQVPILGRIPVVGLTLDELETKISYELYKRFLKTEPVVNAVLDSPRPVQLTVLGEVIKPGYYSLAPNTPLTAVLLAAGGSTSNADLRSVIVRRTLIDGTVLEQQVDLYTPLIEGLGLPDVRLQGGDTVIISRLSIGQEKGYDRQLISRTTLTQPTITVRLLVPIEPSGVAFRNITLPNGSTFLDIVASFPVTDSLRVRSNEVSLLRFDPDKGGIITQTLNPRKAVRGDIAQNIPLRDQDVIIVSRTLLGKVFAGFRVLTQPIRDVFGFTTSIFDITNQLGGSNNNR, from the coding sequence ATGGTTAAGTTAGTAGATCACAAGACTACAGTTTCTCATCGTTATATTCAATTAAGTTTGGCTGTATTGTATAGTATCTGTCACAGTCTTGTTTTTATCGGTCCCAGTGTCGCTCAAAAATCCATTAGACTGCCCTCTTCTGAACGTCCGCGACAAATAGAACTCTTACCGGCTCAGTCCCCTACGCCCCTGTTTCAGCAACGGCCAACAACCCCATCAGGGTACTCACCGCCGGTTTATGAACCCCAAAAATCTCAACAGTTTCAACTCTACCGCTTAGATACCGGTGATGGAATTAGTGTCAAGGTTCCGGGTTTTCCTGAATTTGATTTTACAGGCTCTGTTGATCCCGAAGGCAATGTACAAGTACCTATCCTCGGTCGAATACCTGTAGTCGGCCTGACGCTTGATGAATTAGAAACCAAAATCAGCTACGAACTCTATAAACGTTTTCTCAAAACCGAACCCGTTGTCAATGCGGTTTTAGATTCGCCTCGTCCGGTGCAACTGACAGTGCTTGGAGAAGTGATTAAACCGGGTTATTACAGTTTAGCCCCCAATACGCCCTTAACTGCCGTGTTATTGGCAGCCGGCGGCAGTACATCTAATGCGGATTTGCGCTCAGTGATCGTGCGACGAACCTTGATCGACGGAACAGTCTTAGAGCAACAGGTGGATTTGTATACCCCTTTAATTGAAGGATTGGGCTTGCCAGATGTTCGGCTTCAGGGAGGAGATACCGTGATTATATCCCGATTATCCATCGGTCAAGAAAAAGGATATGATCGACAACTGATTTCTCGCACCACCCTAACCCAACCCACCATCACCGTTCGCTTATTAGTGCCGATTGAACCCTCGGGTGTGGCCTTTCGCAATATCACTTTACCCAATGGCAGCACCTTTTTAGATATTGTCGCATCGTTTCCGGTCACCGATAGTTTACGGGTTAGAAGCAACGAAGTGTCTCTGCTGCGTTTTGACCCCGATAAAGGCGGTATTATCACACAAACCCTGAATCCGAGAAAAGCTGTTCGCGGTGATATTGCTCAAAATATTCCTTTACGGGATCAAGATGTCATTATCGTTAGCCGTACTTTGTTAGGAAAAGTGTTCGCCGGTTTTCGGGTTCTGACTCAACCCATTCGCGATGTTTTCGGTTTTACTACTTCAATTTTTGACATTACTAACCAATTAGGCGGCTCTAACAACAATCGATAA
- a CDS encoding GumC family protein: MAPPIVKRFLISLNQNKWLGIFVIIASMGGAVVFAMLPPPPPPKPVYQANGRLDFRTPPPSFTTAGAAIQQQNRAITPEVLMAPRVLESVAKKLQLTDEQIIDIRDNKLKIILPETTAQAANKNQNQNQSTPNQNQAQNSSPTQGITLEYTDEQSATRAELILQTFMNEMIDYSRWLNTAQLREKIAALNKRLGQVQQDLTKAEKQYYDYISQQGTDLIAVEDGSLVTAITNSQQQRRQIQLGLQEIQGQIDNLSKQLGLTPQQAYTQTVFSADPILANLRANLLNTELQLERLQRELRPEHPTIIQLLKEKQVNETLLQQRALELIGKDGVLAPLPGEIRKESNLDTGRLQLANQLLALDTQRQGLLRQLASVMSTERELQKKYKEFPQKRLKLTPLQQAMEFQKTIYNNVLNSLTDARAAESETESSLVISQEPFVPPIKPYKAPQKNVPLIILAGAGIGVFASAGVIFLLAMIDDKLYSPQEIRDALTEREVLILGQLPLIENLNSDEPREAILLEEDYSTYLPFYERLRSNIRRFGSASSKVIIVTSIINEEGKTANAYNLAIASAQAGKRTLLVEADLRSPSKSSILQVNPDPESGLEPLRYYAARTEAISLVPAVENLYILPSAGPQKRAAAIIESSELQLLLKDARGRFDMVVIDTPSLSKCNDALLLEPLTDGLILVTRPGITRSSFLSEAIEQLAEAEISVLGAVINCVENLVTPEGPAIPALETELGAVPEEEANSKPPLKISA; encoded by the coding sequence ATGGCTCCACCTATTGTTAAACGATTTTTGATTTCGTTAAACCAAAATAAGTGGCTTGGGATCTTTGTGATCATTGCTTCTATGGGAGGAGCAGTGGTCTTTGCTATGCTACCTCCTCCGCCACCCCCTAAGCCTGTCTATCAAGCCAATGGACGCTTAGACTTTCGTACCCCTCCCCCTTCTTTTACCACCGCCGGCGCAGCGATTCAGCAGCAAAATCGGGCAATTACGCCAGAAGTGTTGATGGCTCCTAGAGTTTTAGAAAGCGTAGCCAAAAAATTGCAATTAACGGATGAGCAAATTATTGACATCCGAGATAACAAACTTAAAATTATTTTACCTGAAACCACAGCGCAAGCGGCTAATAAGAATCAAAATCAAAATCAATCAACTCCAAATCAGAATCAGGCTCAAAATTCATCCCCAACACAAGGGATTACCCTAGAATATACAGATGAACAATCGGCTACTCGTGCTGAACTGATTCTCCAAACCTTTATGAATGAGATGATTGACTATAGCCGTTGGTTAAATACTGCTCAGTTACGGGAAAAAATTGCGGCTCTCAATAAACGATTAGGTCAAGTGCAACAAGATTTGACCAAAGCCGAAAAACAATATTATGATTATATTTCTCAACAGGGAACTGATTTAATCGCTGTAGAAGATGGCAGCTTAGTCACGGCGATTACTAATAGTCAACAACAACGGCGGCAAATTCAACTGGGACTACAAGAAATACAAGGGCAAATAGATAATCTCAGTAAACAGTTAGGGTTGACTCCACAGCAAGCCTATACTCAAACGGTTTTCAGTGCTGATCCGATCCTGGCTAACTTACGGGCTAATCTTCTTAATACTGAGTTACAGTTAGAACGACTACAAAGGGAGTTACGACCCGAACATCCCACCATTATTCAACTCCTCAAAGAAAAGCAGGTCAATGAAACTCTATTGCAACAACGCGCTCTCGAATTAATTGGCAAAGACGGAGTTTTAGCTCCTTTACCCGGAGAAATTCGCAAGGAAAGTAACCTAGATACCGGCAGACTACAATTGGCCAATCAATTGTTAGCTTTAGATACTCAGCGACAAGGTTTACTCAGACAATTGGCCTCGGTTATGAGTACAGAACGGGAATTGCAAAAGAAATATAAAGAATTTCCTCAGAAGCGATTAAAGCTTACTCCTCTCCAACAAGCGATGGAGTTTCAAAAGACCATTTATAATAATGTCTTGAATAGTTTAACCGATGCTAGAGCGGCTGAATCTGAAACAGAAAGTAGCTTGGTTATTTCTCAAGAACCTTTTGTTCCCCCGATTAAACCTTATAAAGCTCCTCAGAAAAATGTGCCTTTGATTATTCTTGCCGGTGCGGGTATTGGTGTATTTGCCAGTGCGGGCGTGATCTTCCTATTGGCCATGATCGATGATAAACTCTACTCTCCTCAAGAAATTCGAGATGCTCTTACTGAGCGCGAAGTTCTTATTTTAGGGCAATTGCCCCTCATTGAAAATTTGAACTCGGATGAACCCAGAGAAGCGATCTTGCTCGAAGAAGACTATTCAACCTATCTGCCTTTTTATGAACGCTTACGTAGTAATATTCGTCGTTTTGGCTCTGCTTCCTCCAAAGTGATTATTGTTACCAGTATCATCAATGAAGAAGGGAAAACAGCCAATGCTTATAATTTAGCTATTGCTTCAGCCCAAGCCGGCAAACGCACCTTATTAGTGGAAGCTGATTTGCGCTCGCCCTCTAAGTCCTCAATTTTACAAGTTAATCCTGATCCCGAATCCGGACTCGAACCCCTCCGTTACTACGCCGCTCGCACAGAAGCCATTAGTCTAGTTCCTGCGGTAGAAAACTTGTATATCTTACCCAGTGCAGGCCCCCAAAAACGAGCCGCAGCGATTATTGAGTCGAGTGAATTACAATTGCTTCTCAAAGATGCTCGGGGACGTTTTGATATGGTGGTGATTGATACTCCCTCCTTATCAAAATGTAATGATGCCCTATTGCTCGAACCTCTAACCGATGGCCTTATTTTAGTCACTCGACCTGGAATCACTCGCTCGAGTTTCTTAAGTGAAGCCATTGAGCAGTTGGCTGAGGCTGAAATATCTGTTTTAGGCGCGGTGATCAACTGTGTGGAAAATTTGGTCACACCTGAAGGCCCGGCCATTCCGGCTTTAGAAACTGAGTTAGGTGCTGTTCCAGAAGAGGAAGCCAACAGCAAACCGCCGCTTAAAATTTCGGCCTAA
- a CDS encoding rhomboid family intramembrane serine protease, translating into MVPLRDENPTELTPYITIGLIAVNVLVFFHELSLSPPQLETFFELYAVIPKELTASFSGYTIYQPVPESFTLITSQFLHGSFLHIIGNMLFLWIFGNNVEDQLGHVKYLVFYLSCGVLAALAQWYFSPYSIIPSLGASGAIAGVMGAYILKFPQAQVLTLIPLGFFFWTVRIPAVFFLGFWFIQQAFYGFSSLRVPANIGMENGGIAYWAHAGGFVFGVILGPLLGLLSPKPKNRW; encoded by the coding sequence ATGGTTCCTTTACGAGATGAAAATCCTACCGAATTAACCCCTTATATTACTATTGGTTTAATTGCGGTTAATGTCTTAGTTTTTTTTCATGAACTCAGTTTAAGCCCTCCACAACTCGAGACATTTTTTGAACTTTATGCGGTGATTCCTAAAGAATTAACAGCCAGTTTTAGCGGCTACACAATTTATCAACCGGTTCCTGAATCCTTCACCCTAATTACCTCGCAATTTCTACATGGGAGCTTTTTACATATTATCGGAAATATGCTCTTTTTATGGATTTTTGGGAATAATGTAGAAGACCAACTCGGTCATGTTAAATATTTAGTTTTTTATTTAAGTTGTGGAGTTTTAGCCGCCTTAGCACAATGGTATTTTTCGCCTTATTCTATTATTCCCTCTTTGGGAGCCAGTGGAGCGATTGCCGGAGTCATGGGAGCTTATATCTTGAAGTTTCCCCAAGCACAAGTGCTAACTTTAATTCCTTTAGGTTTTTTCTTTTGGACAGTGAGAATTCCGGCCGTTTTCTTTTTAGGATTTTGGTTTATTCAGCAAGCCTTTTATGGTTTTTCTAGTTTAAGAGTGCCGGCTAATATTGGCATGGAAAATGGCGGGATTGCCTATTGGGCCCATGCGGGAGGGTTTGTGTTTGGAGTGATTTTAGGGCCTTTATTAGGATTGCTTTCGCCAAAACCTAAAAATAGGTGGTAA
- the psbV gene encoding photosystem II cytochrome c-550 — MVKRFLWVAIATVFLIFQCHVNSAAALELDKDTLTIPLNEQGETTTLTTKQYANGQKLFNLECTQCHLQGKTKTNNNVSLGLSDLSKAEPPRDNLLALVDYLKNPTSYDGEDDYSELHPNVSRPDLYPELKNFTEDDVFDVSAYVLIAPKLDTRWGGTIYF; from the coding sequence ATGGTAAAGCGATTTCTTTGGGTAGCCATAGCAACCGTATTTTTAATTTTCCAATGTCACGTTAATAGTGCAGCCGCACTAGAATTAGACAAAGACACCCTGACAATTCCCTTAAATGAACAGGGAGAAACCACCACACTCACCACTAAACAGTATGCTAATGGTCAAAAACTGTTTAATTTAGAGTGTACTCAATGTCATCTTCAAGGCAAAACTAAAACCAACAATAATGTCAGTTTGGGGTTAAGTGATTTATCTAAAGCCGAACCTCCTCGGGATAATCTGCTGGCCTTAGTGGATTACCTGAAAAATCCTACCAGCTATGACGGGGAAGATGATTATAGCGAGTTACATCCGAATGTCTCTCGTCCGGATCTTTATCCTGAACTGAAAAACTTCACTGAAGATGATGTGTTTGATGTATCTGCTTATGTGCTGATCGCTCCCAAGTTAGACACTAGATGGGGCGGCACGATTTACTTCTAA
- the cobA gene encoding uroporphyrinogen-III C-methyltransferase, whose product MGKVYLVGAGPGDPGLMTIKGKTLLEHADVVIYDALVSPPILGMINPQAEQINAGKRRGRHSKHQSETTQLLIEKAQTHAVVVRLKGGDPFVFGRGGEEMEDLVKAGIAVEVVPGITSGIAAPAYAGIPVTHRAYSSSVTFVTGHEMAGKYRPQVNWQAIAAGSQTIVIYMGVHNLSYIVAQLVLGGLSGSTPIALIRWGTCPEQEELIGTLETITQQVEEQEFEAPAIALVGQVVNLHCLLSGCRPQML is encoded by the coding sequence ATGGGAAAAGTTTATCTTGTCGGAGCAGGACCCGGCGATCCAGGTTTAATGACCATTAAAGGAAAAACCCTATTAGAACACGCTGATGTGGTGATTTATGATGCGCTAGTGAGTCCTCCCATTTTAGGGATGATTAACCCTCAAGCTGAACAAATCAACGCCGGCAAACGCCGGGGCCGTCATTCAAAACACCAGTCAGAAACCACTCAATTGTTGATCGAAAAAGCTCAAACTCATGCTGTGGTAGTACGTCTCAAAGGCGGCGATCCCTTTGTTTTTGGACGAGGGGGAGAAGAGATGGAAGATTTAGTCAAAGCCGGTATAGCTGTGGAAGTGGTTCCGGGGATCACATCCGGCATTGCCGCACCCGCTTATGCCGGCATTCCTGTTACTCATCGCGCTTACAGTTCCTCTGTCACCTTTGTCACCGGACACGAAATGGCGGGAAAATATCGTCCACAAGTCAATTGGCAGGCCATTGCAGCCGGTTCTCAAACCATCGTCATCTACATGGGAGTCCACAATTTATCCTATATTGTGGCCCAACTGGTGCTAGGCGGACTTTCAGGTTCTACCCCCATCGCTTTGATTCGTTGGGGAACCTGTCCCGAACAAGAAGAATTAATCGGTACATTAGAGACCATTACTCAGCAAGTGGAGGAGCAAGAATTTGAAGCCCCGGCTATCGCCCTTGTCGGCCAGGTAGTAAATTTACATTGTTTATTATCGGGTTGTCGGCCCCAAATGCTTTAA
- a CDS encoding sirohydrochlorin chelatase, producing the protein MTSLSAYLLVSHGSRDNRSQIALERLAYLVKQQLDDLYSHRGSILSNRPEYQAAIKTIATKTRTIINKSSSHQVETATLELASCPLHERIQQMAKQVQTTGANQIKLIPLFLFKGVHVEEDIPEQIEMAKTYLPPSCQLKLCPYLGSYPQIKLLLEEQFAQLSAPGRILLSHGSRRPGANQLIEKLASQLGAKTAYWSMTPSLAAQIAHLAEEGCKQIAILPYFLFSGGITDAIAQQVRALEPTYPTIELTLGKPLGPTPALANLIAINN; encoded by the coding sequence TTGACCTCTTTATCAGCCTATCTGCTCGTCTCTCACGGAAGCCGAGATAATCGTTCCCAAATTGCGCTAGAACGTTTAGCCTATCTAGTGAAACAACAACTAGATGACTTATATTCACACAGAGGGTCAATTCTGTCTAATAGACCAGAATATCAAGCCGCAATAAAGACAATAGCCACAAAAACCCGAACAATAATTAATAAATCCTCATCTCACCAGGTAGAAACGGCAACTCTTGAATTAGCTTCTTGTCCACTTCATGAGCGAATTCAACAGATGGCTAAACAAGTTCAAACCACTGGAGCAAATCAGATTAAACTTATTCCTCTATTTCTTTTTAAAGGCGTTCATGTTGAAGAAGATATTCCTGAGCAAATAGAAATGGCTAAAACTTATTTACCCCCTAGCTGCCAATTAAAATTATGTCCTTATTTGGGCAGTTACCCTCAAATAAAGCTTTTACTAGAGGAGCAGTTTGCTCAGTTATCAGCACCCGGAAGAATTTTATTATCTCATGGAAGTCGTCGCCCAGGAGCCAATCAATTGATCGAAAAACTCGCCTCTCAATTAGGAGCCAAAACCGCCTATTGGTCAATGACTCCGAGTTTAGCCGCTCAAATCGCCCATTTAGCCGAGGAGGGCTGTAAACAGATCGCCATTTTGCCTTATTTTCTCTTTAGTGGAGGCATAACCGACGCAATCGCGCAACAAGTCCGTGCCTTAGAGCCAACCTACCCCACTATCGAGCTAACTTTAGGAAAGCCGCTCGGACCCACCCCAGCACTAGCTAATTTAATCGCTATCAACAATTAA
- a CDS encoding CHASE2 domain-containing protein, with translation MLENRLNFEYQIGGSLAKNAPSYVTRKADSVFYEALKAGEFCYVLNSRQMGKSSLRVRTMQRLANEGFCCAFIDLTEIGIQGVTPDKWYAGIVQLLVSSCELNIKLSWRTWWRERLELFSPVQRLSQFIREILLVEVKEKIVIFIDEVDLVLSQPFSLDDFFALIRFCFEERKINPDYERITFALLGVATPSDLIKDKMHTPFNIGRAIELQGFTFSEVQPLVEGLQGKVNYPQAVMKEILQWTGGQPFLTQKICQLMVNSSTEQNTPGVEEVIRLQVIANWESTDEPEHLRTIRNRILTNEQRAVQFLGLYQQILEQGAIAANGSQDQQQLRLCGLVVERLGQLTVYNRIYANIFNQQWVEQRLAEIRPYAVALASWLASSGQDQSQLLQGAALQSVLTWTLGKSLSEADYQFLVACQELEQQRTKTALETLEQASRLLAEARQKARSQVLKRRIGKPWLFGVMLMVVGIIFLLRFGGWLQGLEWNLLDQCFRWRSPEPMERRIALVTIDESDLTAVGQWPIPDQVLAQTIAQIKSQNPRSIGLDLYRNLPVEPGHEQLLKLFESTSNLFGVEKVVKNPIAPPAVLKGREQIGFVDQVLDSDGKVRRALLSVADKNGKVELSLAVKLALHYLTTQGVTWETAKDNPYRVRLGKAVIERFEKNDGGYVNAQSGGYQILLNFRGNQEQFVNFSLQQVLSNQVPPGSFSDRIILIGTTAESLNDFFFTPYSSTLFASPVPMAGITLHANIVSQMISAAMDGRPMLRVWSESLEWLWVLIWAMIGTLISWWFKAPLVIAIMLILWSMGLIIMGHSAFLLGWWLPVIPPLLSLLGSALVLLMISNKQLDQLQFHRTVTTLLQDYQNSPTAARIALEYLKQSETKERQAFLALTLSQLHQIV, from the coding sequence ATGCTAGAAAATCGGTTAAATTTTGAATATCAAATAGGAGGGAGTCTAGCCAAGAATGCCCCTAGTTATGTGACCCGGAAAGCTGATTCAGTATTTTATGAAGCCCTGAAAGCCGGCGAGTTTTGTTATGTGCTGAATTCTCGGCAGATGGGCAAATCTAGCTTGCGGGTACGAACCATGCAAAGACTGGCTAATGAAGGGTTTTGTTGTGCTTTTATCGATCTGACAGAAATAGGAATACAAGGCGTAACTCCAGACAAATGGTACGCCGGTATTGTTCAATTATTAGTGAGCAGTTGCGAACTGAATATTAAGCTTAGCTGGCGAACCTGGTGGCGAGAAAGACTGGAATTGTTCTCACCGGTACAGCGTTTGAGTCAATTTATTAGAGAAATCTTATTAGTTGAAGTTAAAGAAAAAATAGTTATATTTATCGATGAAGTTGATTTAGTGTTGAGTCAACCCTTTTCGCTAGATGATTTTTTTGCGCTGATTCGCTTCTGTTTTGAAGAACGAAAAATCAATCCTGACTATGAACGAATTACCTTTGCTCTGTTGGGAGTAGCCACCCCTTCAGATTTAATTAAAGATAAAATGCACACGCCGTTTAATATTGGTAGAGCCATAGAACTTCAAGGTTTTACTTTTTCAGAAGTACAGCCTTTAGTCGAGGGTTTACAAGGAAAAGTGAACTATCCTCAAGCCGTGATGAAAGAGATTTTACAATGGACTGGAGGGCAACCTTTTCTAACGCAAAAAATCTGTCAACTGATGGTTAATTCAAGCACAGAGCAAAATACCCCTGGTGTTGAAGAGGTGATCAGATTGCAGGTGATAGCTAATTGGGAATCCACCGATGAACCCGAACATTTAAGAACCATTCGCAACAGAATTTTAACCAATGAGCAGCGAGCCGTGCAATTTTTGGGGTTGTATCAGCAAATCTTAGAGCAAGGGGCGATTGCCGCCAATGGGAGCCAAGATCAGCAACAATTGCGACTATGCGGGTTAGTGGTAGAACGATTGGGCCAACTGACGGTTTACAATCGCATCTATGCAAACATTTTTAACCAGCAGTGGGTTGAGCAGAGATTAGCCGAAATCCGTCCTTATGCAGTAGCGCTCGCCAGTTGGTTAGCTTCCTCCGGTCAAGATCAATCCCAACTCTTGCAAGGAGCCGCCTTACAGTCTGTGCTAACTTGGACATTGGGAAAAAGCCTCAGTGAAGCAGATTATCAATTTCTCGTAGCCTGTCAAGAACTCGAGCAACAGCGCACAAAAACCGCGCTAGAAACCTTAGAACAAGCCAGTCGACTCCTCGCCGAGGCCAGACAAAAAGCCCGATCTCAAGTGTTAAAACGGCGGATCGGGAAACCCTGGCTGTTTGGGGTGATGTTGATGGTGGTGGGGATCATTTTCCTGTTGCGTTTTGGTGGATGGTTACAAGGACTAGAATGGAACTTATTAGACCAGTGTTTTCGCTGGCGTTCCCCAGAACCGATGGAAAGGCGCATTGCTTTAGTCACCATAGATGAATCAGATTTAACGGCGGTAGGTCAATGGCCTATCCCCGACCAAGTTTTAGCCCAAACCATTGCTCAAATCAAAAGCCAAAACCCTCGCAGCATCGGACTAGATCTTTATCGCAATTTGCCGGTTGAACCCGGACATGAGCAATTACTGAAACTGTTTGAGTCTACTTCTAACCTGTTTGGCGTGGAAAAAGTGGTCAAAAACCCCATTGCTCCCCCTGCGGTTTTGAAGGGGCGCGAGCAAATTGGTTTTGTCGATCAAGTGTTAGATTCTGATGGTAAAGTGCGCCGTGCCTTGTTGTCAGTAGCCGATAAAAACGGCAAAGTAGAATTGAGTTTAGCGGTGAAGTTAGCGTTACATTATTTAACCACCCAAGGAGTCACTTGGGAAACCGCCAAAGACAACCCCTATCGAGTTCGCCTGGGAAAAGCTGTAATCGAGCGTTTTGAGAAAAATGATGGGGGTTATGTGAATGCCCAGTCGGGAGGTTATCAGATTTTGCTAAATTTTCGCGGAAATCAAGAGCAATTTGTCAATTTTTCTTTACAACAGGTATTATCTAATCAAGTGCCGCCAGGGAGTTTTAGTGACCGCATCATTCTCATTGGCACCACTGCCGAGAGTCTTAATGATTTCTTTTTCACCCCTTACAGTAGCACACTCTTCGCTTCACCGGTTCCTATGGCAGGAATTACGCTTCATGCTAATATTGTCAGTCAAATGATCAGCGCGGCTATGGATGGAAGACCGATGCTTCGAGTCTGGAGTGAGTCCCTTGAATGGCTGTGGGTTTTAATCTGGGCTATGATCGGGACATTAATAAGCTGGTGGTTTAAAGCTCCTTTAGTCATCGCTATTATGCTGATTCTTTGGAGTATGGGACTAATCATTATGGGACATAGTGCTTTTTTACTGGGTTGGTGGTTGCCTGTAATCCCACCTCTATTATCCCTATTAGGATCAGCACTGGTTCTATTAATGATCAGCAATAAACAATTAGATCAACTTCAATTTCATCGCACGGTAACGACACTGTTGCAAGATTATCAAAATTCTCCCACAGCCGCACGAATCGCCCTTGAATACCTTAAGCAATCAGAAACAAAAGAGCGTCAAGCTTTCCTCGCGCTGACACTAAGCCAACTTCATCAAATTGTATAG
- a CDS encoding ABC transporter permease: MRNYLFKRLLISIPTLIAISVVIFTILAIAPGDPMAEFASNPSITEEVKENIRKALGLDQPVYIRYFKWSLAFIQGDMGYSFTSKSPVFGLILQRLPTTLWIVGLAYFFSLLIAFPLGIVSAIKRYSAADQLVTTFSFFGISLPPFFTGLLLIIIFSVQLNWLPFIYNSTLEVNDWASFIEEIKQSIMPIAVLAFYQAALLMRFIRSSILEELNQDYVRTARAKGLSGFWVLMIHILRNAMIPVVTLIALDIPKIFTGALITEQVFRVPGIGALLIDSIYKNDTPVVMAITFIYAILIVVFNLIADLTYGWLDPRVRL; this comes from the coding sequence ATGCGTAACTATTTATTTAAACGTTTATTAATATCTATTCCTACTCTCATTGCTATTAGTGTTGTTATTTTTACCATTTTAGCGATTGCGCCTGGTGACCCGATGGCGGAATTTGCTTCTAATCCATCTATTACTGAAGAAGTTAAGGAAAATATCCGCAAAGCTTTAGGCTTAGATCAGCCGGTTTATATCCGTTATTTTAAATGGTCATTGGCTTTTATACAGGGAGATATGGGCTATTCTTTTACGAGTAAAAGCCCGGTTTTTGGACTCATTTTACAACGCTTACCCACCACTTTATGGATAGTCGGATTGGCTTATTTTTTTAGTTTATTAATAGCTTTTCCTCTGGGAATAGTTTCAGCCATAAAACGCTATTCAGCCGCCGATCAGTTAGTGACAACTTTTTCATTTTTCGGAATTTCTTTACCACCTTTTTTTACGGGATTACTGTTGATTATTATTTTTAGTGTTCAACTAAATTGGCTCCCTTTTATTTACAATAGTACCTTAGAAGTCAATGACTGGGCCAGTTTTATTGAGGAGATAAAACAGTCAATTATGCCCATCGCTGTGTTAGCCTTTTATCAAGCGGCTTTATTAATGCGGTTTATTCGCTCATCGATCCTCGAAGAATTAAATCAAGACTATGTTCGCACCGCCAGAGCAAAAGGTTTAAGCGGCTTTTGGGTGTTAATGATTCATATTTTACGGAATGCAATGATTCCTGTTGTTACCTTAATTGCTCTCGATATTCCCAAAATTTTTACAGGTGCTTTAATTACAGAACAAGTGTTTCGTGTCCCCGGCATAGGAGCCTTATTAATAGATTCTATCTATAAAAATGATACCCCTGTGGTAATGGCTATTACTTTTATTTATGCCATCTTAATTGTAGTATTTAACTTGATCGCCGATCTCACTTATGGATGGTTAGACCCAAGAGTGAGATTATAA